A part of Aspergillus flavus chromosome 5, complete sequence genomic DNA contains:
- a CDS encoding equilibrative nucleoside transporter protein (ENTH domain containing protein), with the protein MDLSNLKEQVSNLTLYDLKAGVRKVQNAVMNYTEMEAKVREATNNEPWGASTTLMQEIANGTHSYQLLNEIMPMIYRRFTDKTAEEWRQIYKGLQLLEFLVKNGSERVVDDARSHMSLLRMLRQFHYIDQNGKDQGINVRNRSSELVKLLGDVDQIRAERKKARTNRNKFGGFEGGSHVGGGMSNSRYGGFGSDSMSFGGYSGGVYGDGGGFGGNTSDFQDTGRRGNRFEEYDEYDEADASPSVRRAASPPRARATKQPEPPKPKAPEPDLFDFGEEEVVTTVSTSAGKKPAGNNGLDVLDSKPIDDDDFDDFQSATPAPAPAASNQFSIPPPANTVSTTSSTQFAAPKPVSATQGTNLNGLVGFTSMTPTPTSSTVASPTLSQSSMVQPQQQKPAQPKPTGFQAATPNYFTSVSVMQPQAGVSNHRPGMASTSSFTSATSSSPAAAKPAASKSSNGDVFGSLWSSASASAGLQKSNANANKGPNLASMAKEKASAGIWGAPATPSLASPSSSQASQQGAKTNSSGLDDLLG; encoded by the exons ATGGATCTGTCCAATCTCAAGGAGCAAGTCAGCAACCTGACCTTGTATGACCTCAAGGCGGGAGTCCGCAAGGTCCAGAATG CTGTCATGAATTATACTGAGATGGAGGCTAAG GTCCGAGAAGCTACAAACAATGAGCCTTGGGGTGCCTCAACCACACTGATGCAAGAAATTGCCAACGGAACTCACAGCTA CCAACTACTCAATGAAATCATGCCGATGATCTACAGACGCTTTACAGACAAGACTGCAGAGGAGTGGCGACAGATTTATAAG GGGCTTCAACTTTTGGAATTCTTAGTCAAAAACGGATCGGAACGAGTTGTTGACGATGCGCGGTCTCATATGTCCCTTCTCCGAATGCTCCGCCAGTTCCACTACATCGATCAGAACGGGAAGGATCAGGGTATCAATGTGCGCAACCGATCGTCGGAGTTGGTGAAGCTTCTCGGCGATGTAGATCAGATTCgtgcagaaagaaagaaggccagAACTAATCGCAATAAGTTCGGTGGCTTTGAGGGTGGGTCGCATGTGGGAGGAGGAATGTCAAACTCAAGGTACGGGGGCTTTGGAAGTGACAGCATGTCCTTTGGCGGGTACAGCGGAGGTGTCTACGGTGATGGAGGTGGGTTCGGTGGCAACACAAGCGACTTCCAGGATACCGGGCGCCGAGGCAACCGATTTGAAGAATACGATGAGTATGATGAAGCAGATGCCAGTCCGTCGGTACGACGTGCAGCAAGCCCGCCTCGTGCTCGAGCGACAAAGCAGCCGGAGCCGCCAAAACCCAAAGCACCCGAACCGGATCTTTTTgactttggagaagaagaggtggtCACAACCGTCTCTACCAGCGCCGGCAAGAAGCCAGCGGGCAATAACGGTTTAGATGTGCTCGATTCCAAACccatcgatgacgatgacttCGATGACTTCCAGTCTGCAACTCCCGCACCCGCACCAGCGGCATCGAACCAATTCTCTATTCCCCCACCCGCGAACACTGTGAGCACCACCTCAAGCACCCAGTTCGCTGCGCCGAAGCCGGTGTCCGCTACGCAAGGAACCAATTTGAACGGTCTCGTTGGATTTACATCGATGACTCCGACTCCTACGTCGAGTACAGTGGCATCCCCAACACTGTCACAGAGCTCTATGGTGCAGCCACAGCAGCAGAAGCCGGCGCAGCCGAAGCCAACAGGATTCCAGGCCGCAACTCCGAATTACTTCACCTCTGTTTCCGTCATGCAGCCTCAGGCGGGAGTGTCTAACCACCGGCCAGGCATGGCATCCACCTCATCTTTTACATCTGCCACGTCGAGTTCGCCTGCAGCAGCTAAACCTGCCGCATCGAAGTCCTCGAACGGCGACGTCTTCGGATCTCTGTGGTCGAGCGCCAGTGCCAGCGCAGGACTGCAGAAGTCGAATGCAAATGCAAACAAAGGCCCTAACCTGGCAAGCATGGCCAAAGAGAAGGCGAGTGCGGGCATCTGGGGGGCACCTGCAACGCCCAGCCTTGCATCCCCGTCATCTTCTCAAGCCTCCCAGCAAGGTGCCAAGACCAACAGCTCCGGATTGGATGACTTGCTGGGTTAA
- a CDS encoding ras GTPase-activating protein family IQGAP, whose protein sequence is MSSHSAPIRRTQTDFPTQTSSPLRHGSTASTNSSIYSISTDSLAPSRTSTVSSTGSMGSTPSFGHKRGKSEVNTMSADRFKADSRWSNAGTTYENVRRSLRPLSQAPNASPSAVKQVAYGHSRSRTIDNPQFWKENRPQTPERRNGYHGEIEPLKEIESHGVYAPPSPKSPQDFSPLAVSPQTRSPSKTQHSHSLSTPQPPPLTTTLSTPELETFQKSSTGHLRTLSKFAQSGETEEFALDSPSVVGLVGRRRLKRTDSVAGSGSANINRRKNASSWAAGNWMDKQRQFLQAYEYLCHIGEAKEWIEEVIHKQIPPIVQLEEALRDGVTLAEVVQAMYPNRMLRIFRHPKLQYRHSDNIALFFRFLDEVELPELFRFELIDLYEKKNIPKVIHCVHALSWLLFKKGLVDFRMGNLVGQLEFEHHELEKTQKGLDKAGVSMPSFSGMAANFGADPEPEPEPEPESEEDRIERELHENEASIADFQAQVKGAMLRLKLGNLMNNLWDFEPFLIDLQSRIRGDWARQIVQYRLDMRAFAINLQAICRGFIVRCRQNDDMESYQAQEPGILELQTLIRASKARAQVQYLQSQMRKEESGIKEIQAAIRGALQRKSVSALYYDTRDAEDHVRLLQAAIRGALQRKTVGALYDDIRDAEDQVRLLQSIIRGGLLRNKLSKQCEETKSAEDAIRDLQSLIRGFFTRRQMNAQYADMDSVQGNVELLQAAIRGSLARNSLSQMRDLLDQQAPSIIAIQSGARALAVRKQQTILAEALGKAEDRFITLQAMARGNAARERLDCLRKDLMEHVELLISLQSILRGRATRSFLASQQKALRDEEASILELQSMARGSLVRRRLEADAEALQAEELTIIDLQALARAAVLRIEVGGILEQLDDCDDEVSQLQAHIRAMLVRVEVGQSLADLAAEEDVITDLQSHIRGHIIRSKFEEKRRYYRENMEKVIKAQSFVRGRIQGQAYKSLTSGKNPPVGTVKGFVHLLNDSEFDFDEEIEFERMRKLVVQQVRQNELAEQYISQLDIKIALLVKNKITLDEVVKHQKHFGGHVGSLLPNREIASKDPFDLKALNKTSRRKLEQYQVLFFLLQTQSQYLAKLFRRLRELNTSEKEYERTRHLMMGLFGYSQKRREEYYLIKLLARSAREEIESFDSLHDYLRCNSFWTKLFASYIKSPRDRKFMRDVLGTVVKENIIDNPELDLESDPIQIYRSAINNEELRTGKRSRRPLDIPREDAIRDPETRATFIQHLQDLRDIADQFFTAFEELLYRMPFGLRYIAKEMYESLLSRFAGDDPGFILQTTGHWVWKNYFQPALIEPEKHGVVDRGLTQEQKRNLSEIAKVIAQVASGRLFGTENVYLQPLNSYIGDSIQRLGHIWGDMISVQDAEAYFDIDEFNDLYAKTKPTLYIKLSDIFSIHQLVASEIHYICPNPDDILKEVIRDLGNVKSNENELMSVNTSEISLTLNPKLAQVEDPEADVKALFMETKRCILYIIRVQSGANLMEIMVKPPTEEDEEKWMTLVRDELSANNTRRSAYSEAHTVVDIASMTYSELKRTALENILQLEQTGKIRRDNQYQDLLNAIAIDIRTKHRRRIQRERELESSRSTLARLNDQAAWLEQQFKTYNDYIEQAMVTLQNKKGKKRFLMPFTKQWDHQRELQKSGKVFKFGSYKYSARNLADKGVLVHWKGYTERQWDRVDLTISSNEVGVFTIDGSSGPMMVPGANAQVPLDDLLQAQFNNMQFLDFFEGQLRVNVNLFLHLIMRKFYNE, encoded by the exons ATGTCAAGCCACTCAGCCCCCATCCGACGTACCCAGACGGATTTTCCCACCCAAACATCGAGTCCGCTTCGCCATGGCTCAACCGCATCCACAAATTCGtctatatactctatatcgACCGATTCGCTAGCTCCCAGTCGCACAAGTACAGTGTCCTCCACGGGATCCATGGGCTCCACACCCAGCTTTGGCCATAAACGTGGAAAGAGTGAAGTGAACACCATGAGTGCCGACAGATTCAAGGCCGATAGCCGTTGGTCGAACGCCGGGACAACATACGAGAACGTCCGCCGCTCGCTACGACCGCTCTCCCAAGCACCAAACGCTTCTCCATCCGCAGTTAAGCAAGTCGCCTACGGCCATTCGAGAAGCAGAACGATAGACAATCCCCAATTCTGGAAAGAGAACCGCCCCCAAACCCCTGAGCGCCGCAATGGTTATCATGGAGAAATTGAACCGCTGAAGGAGATTGAGTCGCATGGTGTGTATGCACCTCCATCTCCCAAGTCGCCACAGGATTTCAGTCCTCTTGCTGTTTCGCCTCAAACAAGGTCTCCAAGCAAAACACAGCATTCTCATAGCTTATCCACACCACAGCCGCCTCCATTGACCACGACATTGTCTACGCCTGAGCTAGAGACCTTCCAAAAGTCGTCGACTGGGCATCTGCGCACATTATCCAAATTTGCACAGTCAGGCGAAACGGAGGAGTTTGCCTTAGACAGCCCTTCCGTAGTGGGCCTGGTGGGCCGACGGCGGCTGAAGCGTACTGATTCAGTGGCCGGCTCGGGCAGCGCGAATATTAATCGAAGGAAAAATGCATCATCATGGGCTGCCGGTAACTGGATGGATAAACAACGGCAATTCTTGCAGGCCTATGAATACCTATGTCATATAGGAGAAGCTAAAGAGTGGATTGAAGAAGTCATTCACAAGCAAATACCGCCGATTGTTCAACTGGAAGAAGCCCTGCGAGATGGCGTAACGCTTGCAGAAGTGGTTCAAGCAATGTATCCGAATCGCATGCTACGAATTTTCAGGCACCCCAAGTTGCAGTATCGGCATTCAGATAATATAGCACTATTCTTCCGATTCCTAGACGAAGTGGAACTACCGGAGCTGTTCAGATTTGAGCTGATTGATCTAtacgaaaagaagaatatcccCAAAGTCATTCACTGCGTCCACGCACTATCCTGGCTGTTGTTCAAAAAGGGTCTTGTTGACTTCAGGATGGGCAACCTCGTTGGTCAGTTGGAGTTCGAGCATCATGAGCTTGAAAAGACGCAGAAAGGCCTTGACAAGGCAGGAGTCAGCATGCCTAGCTTTAGCGGCATGGCCGCGAATTTTGGGGCCGATCCAGAACCAGAACCGGAGCCCGAGCCCGAGTCCGAGGAGGATCGAATTGAGCGAGAGCTGCATGAAAATGAAGCCTCGATTGCCGACTTCCAGGCTCAGGTCAAAGGCGCTATGCTGCGACTGAAGCTAGGAAATCTAATGAATAACCTGTGGGACTTCGAGCCTTTCCTTATCGATTTGCAGTCAAGGATTAGAGGAGATTGGGCCCGCCAAATCGTTCAATATCGCCTAGACATGCGTGCGTTTGCAATAAATCTTCAAGCAATCTGTCGAGGTTTCATTGTACGATGCCGCCAGAATGATGACATGGAAAGTTATCAGGCTCAGGAGCCCGGTATACTAGAGTTGCAGACACTTATAAGAGCCTCCAAGGCGAGGGCCCAAGTGCAATATCTTCAAAGCCAAATGCGAAAGGAAGAATCAGGGATTAAAGAAATACAAGCTGCCATAAGAGGAGCCTTGCAACGCAAGTCTGTTAGCGCTCTCTACTACGACACTAGAGATGCGGAGGATCACGTTCGGTTATTACAGGCTGCCATCCGTGGTGCCTTGCAACGCAAGACTGTAGGCGCTCTTTATGACGATATCAGGGATGCGGAAGACCAAGTTCGGTTATTGCAGAGCATCATCCGAGGTGGCCTACTACGTAACAAGCTTTCAAAGCAATGCGAAGAGACAAAATCTGCTGAAGATGCCATCAGAGACCTCCAGTCCCTGATTCGAGGCTTTTTCACACGACGGCAGATGAATGCTCAATATGCGGATATGGACAGCGTTCAAGGAAATGTGGAATTGCTGCAGGCAGCCATTCGAGGCTCTCTGGCCCGAAATTCTTTATCTCAGATGAGAGACTTGCTTGACCAACAGGCCCCTTCAATTATAGCTATCCAATCAGGGGCGAGAGCCTTGGCAGTCAGAAAGCAGCAGACAATACTTGCAGAAGCTCTCGGAAAGGCCGAAGATCGATTTATCACGTTGCAGGCAATGGCTCGTGGCAATGCCGCAAGAGAAAGGCTTGATTGTCTGCGCAAGGACTTGATGGAGCATGTAGAGTTGCTTATTAGTCTCCAAAGTATACTCCGAGGGAGAGCTACCCGGTCCTTCTTAGCCTCTCAACAGAAGGCACTGAGGGATGAGGAAGCCTCAATCCTTGAATTGCAGTCGATGGCTAGGGGCTCTCTTGTGAGAAGGCGCCTTGAAGCTGATGCTGAAGCACTGCAGGCAGAGGAACTTACGATCATCGACCTGCAGGCCCTCGCCCGAGCTGCAGTTCTGAGGATTGAGGTTGGTGGCATACTAGAGCAACTCGATGACTGCGATGATGAAGTCAGTCAGCTACAGGCGCACATAAGAGCCATGCTTGTTCGAGTAGAAGTCGGACAATCATTGGCCGATCTcgctgccgaagaagatgtcATTACAGATCTCCAGTCACATATACGAGGGCACATCATACGATCAAAATTTGAGGAGAAGCGTCGATACTACCGGGAGAACATGGAAAAGGTTATCAAGGCTCAAAGCTTTGTGCGAGGTAGGATTCAAGGCCAGGCATACAAAAGTCTCACAAGTGGGAAAAATCCACCCGTAGGAACAGTCAAAGGCTTTGTACATCTGCTGAACGATAGCGAATTCGATTTCGACGAAGAGATTGAATTCGAGCGGATGAGGAAGCTGGTAGTTCAGCAGGTTCGTCAGAATGAGTTGGCGGAACAATATATCAGCCAGCTTGACATCAAGATTGCTCTCTTGGTGAAAAACAAAATTACACTCGATGAGGTCGTCAAGCACCAGAAGCACTTCGGTGGTCATGTTGGAAGTCTGTTGCCAAACAGAGAAATCGCGTCAAAGGACCCCTTCGATTTGAAAGCCTTGAACAAAACGTCGAGGAGGAAGCTTGAGCAGTATCAagtcttgttcttccttctccagacGCAGTCTCAGTACCTTGCCAAACTTTTCCGAAGGCTGCGTGAGCTCAATACATCAGAAAAGGAGTATGAAAGGACTCGACACTTGATGATGGGTCTCTTTGGGTATTCTCAAAAGAGGCGCGAGGAGTACTACCTAATTAAGTTGCTGGCTCGCTCTGCACGTGAGGAAATTGAGAGTTTTGACTCCCTCCACGATTATCTACGCTGCAATTCTTTCTGGACTAAGCTCTTCGCATCCTACATAAAGTCTCCACGTGATAGAAAGTTCATGCGCGATGTATTGGGTACTGTTGTGAAAGAGAACATTATTGACAACCCGGAATTGGACCTGGAAAGTGATCCTATACAGATCTATCGCTCGGCCATCAACAACGAAGAACTCCGTACTGGCAAACGGAGTCGTCGGCCCTTGGACATCCCGCGTGAAGATGCAATCAGGGACCCTGAGACAAGAGCAACTTTTATCCAACATTTGCAGGATCTGCGCGACATTGCCGATCAGTTCTTCACCGCGTTTGAGGAACTTCTATACCGTATGCCTTTTGGACTTCGGTATATCGCGAAGGAGATGTACGAAAGCCTCCTTTCCCGATTTGCTGGAGATGATCCGGGCTTCATCCTTCAGACGACTGGGCATTGGGTGTGGAAGAATTACTTTCAGCCGGCGCTTATTGAGCCCGAAAAGCATGGAGTTGTTGATCGTGGCCTGACGCAGGAGCAAAAGCGAAACCTCTCCGAGATCGCGAAAGTGATTGCTCAGGTGGCCTCAGGGAGACTTTTCGGCACCGAAAATGTTTATCTTCAGCCGTTGAATAGCTACATTGGTGACTCGATTCAACGCCTTGGCCACATTTGGGGCGACA TGATCTCCGTACAGGACGCTGAAGCTtattttgatattgatgaattCAACGATCTCTATGCTAAAACGAAACCGACATTATACATCAAGTTATCCGATATCTTCTCTATTCATCAACTTGTGGCATCGGAAATACATTATATTTGCCCTAACCCCGATGACATTCTAAAGGAGGTTATCCGCGATCTCGGAAACGTCAAATCCAACGAAAATGAATTGATGAGTGTGAACACCTCAGAGATCAGCCTCACACTGAACCCTAAGCTTGCGCAGGTTGAAG ATCCGGAGGCTGATGTGAAGGCATTGTTTATGGAAACAAAACGATGCATCCTCTATATCATACGGGTTCAGTCAGGCGCTAACCTGATGGAGATTATGGTCAAGCCCCCGactgaggaggatgaagaaaagtGGATGACATTGGTCCGGGACGAGCTGAGTGCGAACAACACGAGAAGAAGCGCGTACTCTGAGGCACATACAGTGGTGGATATCGCGTCCATGACCTATTCGGAGCTGAAGCGGACTGCACTCGAAAACATCCTTCAGCTTGAACAAACTGGGAAGATCCGTCGAGACAATCAGTACCAGGATTTGTTAAATGCCATTGCCATCGATATCCGAACCAAACACCGCCGCAGAATTCAGCGAGAGAGAGAATTGGAAAGTTCCCGTTCAACACTGGCCCGCCTCAACGATCAAGCCGCCTGGTTAGAGCAACAGTTCAAGACATACAATGACTACATTGAGCAGGCAATGGTGACATtgcaaaacaaaaaggggaagaaacggTTCCTCATGCCATTTACGAAGCAATGGGATCATCAACGCGAGCTTCAGAAATCAGGAAAGGTGTTCAAGTTCGGCTCCTATAAGTATTCCGCTCGTAACCTGGCAGACAAGGGTGTCTTAGTTCACTGGAAGGGCTATACAGAACGTCAGTGGGACCGGGTCGACCTGACTATTTCTAGCAACGAAGTCGGTGTGTTCACTATTGATGGCAGCAGTGGCCCAATGATGGTCCCTGGAGCGAACGCACAGGTGCCATTGGATGACTTGCTGCAAGCTCAGTTCAACAACATGCAGTTCCTGGACTTCTTCGAAGGTCAATTACGAGTCAATGTCAACCTTTTCCTGCATTTGATCATGAGGAAATTTTATAACGAATGA
- a CDS encoding uncharacterized protein (of unknown function-domain containing protein): MTDKEPYFVYKLVPSTAPVREPLPEQLPVSALDQQSGFIHLSTAFQVPNTLKLFFKDEPLVYVLRIPYDSVAENLKWENPEGTVCGPRPTEGLFPHLYNGLKLGKDEVESIAIWTKDDDGWDHALSQATPWLVY, encoded by the exons ATGACCGACAAAGAGCCTTACTTTGTCTATAAACTTGTGCCGTCCACGGCGCCTGTTCGAGAACCGCTCCCGGAGCAACTGCCCGTCAGTGCACTTGACCAACAGTCGGGTTTCATTCACCTCTCCACCGCATTTCAGGTGCCGAACACGCTGAAGTTATTCTTCAAAGATGAGCCCCTTGTTTATGTTCTCAGGATTCCGTACGACTCTGTAGCCGAGAATCTCAAATGGGAAAATCCCGAGGGTACCGTGTGCGGGCCGAGACCGACAGAGGGCTTGTTCCCG CATCTGTACAATGGTCTTAAATTGGGGAAGGACGAGGTGGAGAGCATCGCCATTTGGaccaaggatgatgatggatgggATCATGCTCTCTCACAAGCGACGCCATGGCTTGTGTATTAA